In a single window of the Thunnus maccoyii chromosome 7, fThuMac1.1, whole genome shotgun sequence genome:
- the rxrgb gene encoding retinoic acid receptor RXR-gamma-B isoform X1: protein MIVLELDIDHCCHWEKPCFAAPPSLGPRVEPPCRVQSGWNVLGCGAAPTVGNQRHNSHSMDSNDPYLHLNSTGPMSTAHSHPPPMGGMVGHPSVISTSRPLPSPMSALGSPMNGLASPYPVITSSLGSPSISLPSTPNMNFGLSSPQMNSMNSVSSSEDIKPPPGLQNLGNINYQCTSPGGMSKHICAICGDRSSGKHYGVYSCEGCKGFFKRTVRKDLTYTCRDSKECLIDKRQRNRCQYCRYQKCLAMGMKREAVQEERQRGKERGENEVESTSSFNEDMPVDKILDAELAVEPKTETYSDGSPGNSTNDPVTNICQAADKQLFTLVEWAKRIPHFSELPLDDQVILLRAGWNELLIASFSHRSVTVKDGILLATGLHVHRSSAHSAGVGSIFDRVLTELVSKMKDMQMDKTELGCLRAIVLFNPDAKGLSNPPEVEGLREKVYASLESYTKQKYPDQPGRFAKLLLRLPALRSIGLKCLEHLFFFKLIGDTPIDTFLMEMLEAPHQIT, encoded by the exons ATGATCGTGTTGGAGCTTGATATCGACCACTGTTGTCATTGGGAGAAGCCCTGTTTTGCCGCCCCCCCCTCGCTGGGCCCCCGTGTAGAGCCGCCTTGCAGAGTTCAGTCGGGCTGGAATGTGCTGGGATGCGGAGCAGCACCGACTGTAGGAAATCAACGCCACAACTCGCACAGTATGGACAGTAATGATCCGTATTTACACCTAA ACTCTACAGGGCCGATGAGCACGGCCCACTCCCACCCCCCGCCGATGGGTGGCATGGTGGGCCACCCGTCAGTCATCAGCACATCCAGGCCCTTGCCGTCCCCCATGTCCGCCTTGGGCTCGCCAATGAACGGCCTGGCCTCGCCCTACCCCGTCATCACCTCATCCTTGGGTTCGCCATCTATATCGCTGCCGTCCACGCCCAACATGAACTTTGGACTCAGCAGTCCACAG ATGAATTCTATGAACAGTGTTAGCAGCTCAGAGGACATCAAGCCTCCGCCGGGCCTACAGAATCTGGGAAACATCAACTACCAGTGTACAAGCCCCGGGGGGATGTCAAAGCACATCTGCGCCATATGTGGGGACCGCTCCTCAG GAAAGCACTATGGCGTGTACAGCTGCGAGGGATGCAAAGGCTTCTTTAAGAGGACCGTCCGCAAAGATCTAACCTACACATGTCGAGACAGCAAGGAGTGCCTGATTGACAAGCGCCAGCGAAACCGCTGCCAATATTGTCGCTATCAGAAGTGCCTGGCCATGGGCATGAAAAgagaag cGGTGCAGGAAGAGCGGCAGCGTGGGAAGGAGCGGGGGGAGAATGAGGTGGAATCTACTAGCAGTTTCAATGAGGACATGCCTGTGGACAAGATCCTGGATGCTGAGCTGGCTGTGGAGCCCAAAACAGAGACGTACAGCGACGGTAGCCCCGGCAACTCA ACCAACGACCCCGTCACCAATATCTGCCAAGCAGCAGACAAGCAGCTCTTCACCTTAGTGGAGTGGGCCAAGAGGATCCCGCACTTCTCCGAACTCCCCCTTGATGACCAAGTCATCTTATTACGAgcag GCTGGAATGAGCTGCTTATCGCCTCGTTCTCGCATCGCTCAGTCACGGTAAAAGATGGCATCTTATTGGCTACGGGCCTCCACGTCCACAGAAGCAGCGCCCACAGTGCTGGAGTGGGCTCCATCTTTGATAG AGTCCTGACAGAGTTGGTATCCAAAATGAAAGATATGCAGATGGATAAGACGGAGCTGGGCTGCTTGCGAGCCATCGTCCTCTTCAACCCAG ATGCAAAAGGTCTTTCAAACCCACCAGAGGTCGAGGGCCTGAGGGAAAAGGTCTACGCATCATTGGAGTCgtacacaaaacagaaataccCAGACCAGCCTGGAAG GTTTGCCAAGCTGCTGCTCCGCCTGCCCGCCCTGCGCTCCATCGGCCTCAAGTGCCTGGAGCATCTGTTCTTCTTCAAGCTGATTGGCGACACGCCTATCGACACTTTCCTGATGGAGATGCTGGAGGCACCACATCAGATCACATGA
- the rxrgb gene encoding retinoic acid receptor RXR-gamma-B isoform X3, producing MWHPVVSPATGGSPGRDIGYGHYSTGPMSTAHSHPPPMGGMVGHPSVISTSRPLPSPMSALGSPMNGLASPYPVITSSLGSPSISLPSTPNMNFGLSSPQMNSMNSVSSSEDIKPPPGLQNLGNINYQCTSPGGMSKHICAICGDRSSGKHYGVYSCEGCKGFFKRTVRKDLTYTCRDSKECLIDKRQRNRCQYCRYQKCLAMGMKREAVQEERQRGKERGENEVESTSSFNEDMPVDKILDAELAVEPKTETYSDGSPGNSTNDPVTNICQAADKQLFTLVEWAKRIPHFSELPLDDQVILLRAGWNELLIASFSHRSVTVKDGILLATGLHVHRSSAHSAGVGSIFDRVLTELVSKMKDMQMDKTELGCLRAIVLFNPDAKGLSNPPEVEGLREKVYASLESYTKQKYPDQPGRFAKLLLRLPALRSIGLKCLEHLFFFKLIGDTPIDTFLMEMLEAPHQIT from the exons ATGTGGCACCCCGTGGTATCACCTGCAACTGGAGGAAGCCCTGGGAGGGACATAGGTTATGGCCACT ACTCTACAGGGCCGATGAGCACGGCCCACTCCCACCCCCCGCCGATGGGTGGCATGGTGGGCCACCCGTCAGTCATCAGCACATCCAGGCCCTTGCCGTCCCCCATGTCCGCCTTGGGCTCGCCAATGAACGGCCTGGCCTCGCCCTACCCCGTCATCACCTCATCCTTGGGTTCGCCATCTATATCGCTGCCGTCCACGCCCAACATGAACTTTGGACTCAGCAGTCCACAG ATGAATTCTATGAACAGTGTTAGCAGCTCAGAGGACATCAAGCCTCCGCCGGGCCTACAGAATCTGGGAAACATCAACTACCAGTGTACAAGCCCCGGGGGGATGTCAAAGCACATCTGCGCCATATGTGGGGACCGCTCCTCAG GAAAGCACTATGGCGTGTACAGCTGCGAGGGATGCAAAGGCTTCTTTAAGAGGACCGTCCGCAAAGATCTAACCTACACATGTCGAGACAGCAAGGAGTGCCTGATTGACAAGCGCCAGCGAAACCGCTGCCAATATTGTCGCTATCAGAAGTGCCTGGCCATGGGCATGAAAAgagaag cGGTGCAGGAAGAGCGGCAGCGTGGGAAGGAGCGGGGGGAGAATGAGGTGGAATCTACTAGCAGTTTCAATGAGGACATGCCTGTGGACAAGATCCTGGATGCTGAGCTGGCTGTGGAGCCCAAAACAGAGACGTACAGCGACGGTAGCCCCGGCAACTCA ACCAACGACCCCGTCACCAATATCTGCCAAGCAGCAGACAAGCAGCTCTTCACCTTAGTGGAGTGGGCCAAGAGGATCCCGCACTTCTCCGAACTCCCCCTTGATGACCAAGTCATCTTATTACGAgcag GCTGGAATGAGCTGCTTATCGCCTCGTTCTCGCATCGCTCAGTCACGGTAAAAGATGGCATCTTATTGGCTACGGGCCTCCACGTCCACAGAAGCAGCGCCCACAGTGCTGGAGTGGGCTCCATCTTTGATAG AGTCCTGACAGAGTTGGTATCCAAAATGAAAGATATGCAGATGGATAAGACGGAGCTGGGCTGCTTGCGAGCCATCGTCCTCTTCAACCCAG ATGCAAAAGGTCTTTCAAACCCACCAGAGGTCGAGGGCCTGAGGGAAAAGGTCTACGCATCATTGGAGTCgtacacaaaacagaaataccCAGACCAGCCTGGAAG GTTTGCCAAGCTGCTGCTCCGCCTGCCCGCCCTGCGCTCCATCGGCCTCAAGTGCCTGGAGCATCTGTTCTTCTTCAAGCTGATTGGCGACACGCCTATCGACACTTTCCTGATGGAGATGCTGGAGGCACCACATCAGATCACATGA
- the rxrgb gene encoding retinoic acid receptor RXR-gamma-B isoform X2: MMEDIARLRHCGSVIFQRSEAQAVKAGAAHIHYDSTGPMSTAHSHPPPMGGMVGHPSVISTSRPLPSPMSALGSPMNGLASPYPVITSSLGSPSISLPSTPNMNFGLSSPQMNSMNSVSSSEDIKPPPGLQNLGNINYQCTSPGGMSKHICAICGDRSSGKHYGVYSCEGCKGFFKRTVRKDLTYTCRDSKECLIDKRQRNRCQYCRYQKCLAMGMKREAVQEERQRGKERGENEVESTSSFNEDMPVDKILDAELAVEPKTETYSDGSPGNSTNDPVTNICQAADKQLFTLVEWAKRIPHFSELPLDDQVILLRAGWNELLIASFSHRSVTVKDGILLATGLHVHRSSAHSAGVGSIFDRVLTELVSKMKDMQMDKTELGCLRAIVLFNPDAKGLSNPPEVEGLREKVYASLESYTKQKYPDQPGRFAKLLLRLPALRSIGLKCLEHLFFFKLIGDTPIDTFLMEMLEAPHQIT; encoded by the exons ATGATGGAAGATATTGCTCGTCTTCGCCACTGCGGCTCTGTGATTTTCCAAAGAAGTGAAGCTCAAGCAGTAAAAGCTGGTGCTGCACATATACATTATG ACTCTACAGGGCCGATGAGCACGGCCCACTCCCACCCCCCGCCGATGGGTGGCATGGTGGGCCACCCGTCAGTCATCAGCACATCCAGGCCCTTGCCGTCCCCCATGTCCGCCTTGGGCTCGCCAATGAACGGCCTGGCCTCGCCCTACCCCGTCATCACCTCATCCTTGGGTTCGCCATCTATATCGCTGCCGTCCACGCCCAACATGAACTTTGGACTCAGCAGTCCACAG ATGAATTCTATGAACAGTGTTAGCAGCTCAGAGGACATCAAGCCTCCGCCGGGCCTACAGAATCTGGGAAACATCAACTACCAGTGTACAAGCCCCGGGGGGATGTCAAAGCACATCTGCGCCATATGTGGGGACCGCTCCTCAG GAAAGCACTATGGCGTGTACAGCTGCGAGGGATGCAAAGGCTTCTTTAAGAGGACCGTCCGCAAAGATCTAACCTACACATGTCGAGACAGCAAGGAGTGCCTGATTGACAAGCGCCAGCGAAACCGCTGCCAATATTGTCGCTATCAGAAGTGCCTGGCCATGGGCATGAAAAgagaag cGGTGCAGGAAGAGCGGCAGCGTGGGAAGGAGCGGGGGGAGAATGAGGTGGAATCTACTAGCAGTTTCAATGAGGACATGCCTGTGGACAAGATCCTGGATGCTGAGCTGGCTGTGGAGCCCAAAACAGAGACGTACAGCGACGGTAGCCCCGGCAACTCA ACCAACGACCCCGTCACCAATATCTGCCAAGCAGCAGACAAGCAGCTCTTCACCTTAGTGGAGTGGGCCAAGAGGATCCCGCACTTCTCCGAACTCCCCCTTGATGACCAAGTCATCTTATTACGAgcag GCTGGAATGAGCTGCTTATCGCCTCGTTCTCGCATCGCTCAGTCACGGTAAAAGATGGCATCTTATTGGCTACGGGCCTCCACGTCCACAGAAGCAGCGCCCACAGTGCTGGAGTGGGCTCCATCTTTGATAG AGTCCTGACAGAGTTGGTATCCAAAATGAAAGATATGCAGATGGATAAGACGGAGCTGGGCTGCTTGCGAGCCATCGTCCTCTTCAACCCAG ATGCAAAAGGTCTTTCAAACCCACCAGAGGTCGAGGGCCTGAGGGAAAAGGTCTACGCATCATTGGAGTCgtacacaaaacagaaataccCAGACCAGCCTGGAAG GTTTGCCAAGCTGCTGCTCCGCCTGCCCGCCCTGCGCTCCATCGGCCTCAAGTGCCTGGAGCATCTGTTCTTCTTCAAGCTGATTGGCGACACGCCTATCGACACTTTCCTGATGGAGATGCTGGAGGCACCACATCAGATCACATGA
- the rxrgb gene encoding retinoic acid receptor RXR-gamma-B isoform X4, with translation MLRKDSTGPMSTAHSHPPPMGGMVGHPSVISTSRPLPSPMSALGSPMNGLASPYPVITSSLGSPSISLPSTPNMNFGLSSPQMNSMNSVSSSEDIKPPPGLQNLGNINYQCTSPGGMSKHICAICGDRSSGKHYGVYSCEGCKGFFKRTVRKDLTYTCRDSKECLIDKRQRNRCQYCRYQKCLAMGMKREAVQEERQRGKERGENEVESTSSFNEDMPVDKILDAELAVEPKTETYSDGSPGNSTNDPVTNICQAADKQLFTLVEWAKRIPHFSELPLDDQVILLRAGWNELLIASFSHRSVTVKDGILLATGLHVHRSSAHSAGVGSIFDRVLTELVSKMKDMQMDKTELGCLRAIVLFNPDAKGLSNPPEVEGLREKVYASLESYTKQKYPDQPGRFAKLLLRLPALRSIGLKCLEHLFFFKLIGDTPIDTFLMEMLEAPHQIT, from the exons ACTCTACAGGGCCGATGAGCACGGCCCACTCCCACCCCCCGCCGATGGGTGGCATGGTGGGCCACCCGTCAGTCATCAGCACATCCAGGCCCTTGCCGTCCCCCATGTCCGCCTTGGGCTCGCCAATGAACGGCCTGGCCTCGCCCTACCCCGTCATCACCTCATCCTTGGGTTCGCCATCTATATCGCTGCCGTCCACGCCCAACATGAACTTTGGACTCAGCAGTCCACAG ATGAATTCTATGAACAGTGTTAGCAGCTCAGAGGACATCAAGCCTCCGCCGGGCCTACAGAATCTGGGAAACATCAACTACCAGTGTACAAGCCCCGGGGGGATGTCAAAGCACATCTGCGCCATATGTGGGGACCGCTCCTCAG GAAAGCACTATGGCGTGTACAGCTGCGAGGGATGCAAAGGCTTCTTTAAGAGGACCGTCCGCAAAGATCTAACCTACACATGTCGAGACAGCAAGGAGTGCCTGATTGACAAGCGCCAGCGAAACCGCTGCCAATATTGTCGCTATCAGAAGTGCCTGGCCATGGGCATGAAAAgagaag cGGTGCAGGAAGAGCGGCAGCGTGGGAAGGAGCGGGGGGAGAATGAGGTGGAATCTACTAGCAGTTTCAATGAGGACATGCCTGTGGACAAGATCCTGGATGCTGAGCTGGCTGTGGAGCCCAAAACAGAGACGTACAGCGACGGTAGCCCCGGCAACTCA ACCAACGACCCCGTCACCAATATCTGCCAAGCAGCAGACAAGCAGCTCTTCACCTTAGTGGAGTGGGCCAAGAGGATCCCGCACTTCTCCGAACTCCCCCTTGATGACCAAGTCATCTTATTACGAgcag GCTGGAATGAGCTGCTTATCGCCTCGTTCTCGCATCGCTCAGTCACGGTAAAAGATGGCATCTTATTGGCTACGGGCCTCCACGTCCACAGAAGCAGCGCCCACAGTGCTGGAGTGGGCTCCATCTTTGATAG AGTCCTGACAGAGTTGGTATCCAAAATGAAAGATATGCAGATGGATAAGACGGAGCTGGGCTGCTTGCGAGCCATCGTCCTCTTCAACCCAG ATGCAAAAGGTCTTTCAAACCCACCAGAGGTCGAGGGCCTGAGGGAAAAGGTCTACGCATCATTGGAGTCgtacacaaaacagaaataccCAGACCAGCCTGGAAG GTTTGCCAAGCTGCTGCTCCGCCTGCCCGCCCTGCGCTCCATCGGCCTCAAGTGCCTGGAGCATCTGTTCTTCTTCAAGCTGATTGGCGACACGCCTATCGACACTTTCCTGATGGAGATGCTGGAGGCACCACATCAGATCACATGA
- the rxrgb gene encoding retinoic acid receptor RXR-gamma-B isoform X5 yields the protein MCLSFLESPTADRRLKMNSMNSVSSSEDIKPPPGLQNLGNINYQCTSPGGMSKHICAICGDRSSGKHYGVYSCEGCKGFFKRTVRKDLTYTCRDSKECLIDKRQRNRCQYCRYQKCLAMGMKREAVQEERQRGKERGENEVESTSSFNEDMPVDKILDAELAVEPKTETYSDGSPGNSTNDPVTNICQAADKQLFTLVEWAKRIPHFSELPLDDQVILLRAGWNELLIASFSHRSVTVKDGILLATGLHVHRSSAHSAGVGSIFDRVLTELVSKMKDMQMDKTELGCLRAIVLFNPDAKGLSNPPEVEGLREKVYASLESYTKQKYPDQPGRFAKLLLRLPALRSIGLKCLEHLFFFKLIGDTPIDTFLMEMLEAPHQIT from the exons ATGTGCCTTTCATTCCTGGAATCTCCAACCGCGGACAGGAGGTTGAAG ATGAATTCTATGAACAGTGTTAGCAGCTCAGAGGACATCAAGCCTCCGCCGGGCCTACAGAATCTGGGAAACATCAACTACCAGTGTACAAGCCCCGGGGGGATGTCAAAGCACATCTGCGCCATATGTGGGGACCGCTCCTCAG GAAAGCACTATGGCGTGTACAGCTGCGAGGGATGCAAAGGCTTCTTTAAGAGGACCGTCCGCAAAGATCTAACCTACACATGTCGAGACAGCAAGGAGTGCCTGATTGACAAGCGCCAGCGAAACCGCTGCCAATATTGTCGCTATCAGAAGTGCCTGGCCATGGGCATGAAAAgagaag cGGTGCAGGAAGAGCGGCAGCGTGGGAAGGAGCGGGGGGAGAATGAGGTGGAATCTACTAGCAGTTTCAATGAGGACATGCCTGTGGACAAGATCCTGGATGCTGAGCTGGCTGTGGAGCCCAAAACAGAGACGTACAGCGACGGTAGCCCCGGCAACTCA ACCAACGACCCCGTCACCAATATCTGCCAAGCAGCAGACAAGCAGCTCTTCACCTTAGTGGAGTGGGCCAAGAGGATCCCGCACTTCTCCGAACTCCCCCTTGATGACCAAGTCATCTTATTACGAgcag GCTGGAATGAGCTGCTTATCGCCTCGTTCTCGCATCGCTCAGTCACGGTAAAAGATGGCATCTTATTGGCTACGGGCCTCCACGTCCACAGAAGCAGCGCCCACAGTGCTGGAGTGGGCTCCATCTTTGATAG AGTCCTGACAGAGTTGGTATCCAAAATGAAAGATATGCAGATGGATAAGACGGAGCTGGGCTGCTTGCGAGCCATCGTCCTCTTCAACCCAG ATGCAAAAGGTCTTTCAAACCCACCAGAGGTCGAGGGCCTGAGGGAAAAGGTCTACGCATCATTGGAGTCgtacacaaaacagaaataccCAGACCAGCCTGGAAG GTTTGCCAAGCTGCTGCTCCGCCTGCCCGCCCTGCGCTCCATCGGCCTCAAGTGCCTGGAGCATCTGTTCTTCTTCAAGCTGATTGGCGACACGCCTATCGACACTTTCCTGATGGAGATGCTGGAGGCACCACATCAGATCACATGA